From Calliphora vicina chromosome 3, idCalVici1.1, whole genome shotgun sequence:
tttaatttaaaagatattttaataagcatttaaaaatattattagatttgtgggaaaaaaatgtttatatccaaattttagtgcaaaaaattaatagtgctatattcggccgtgccgaaaacaatttttttgttaaaaaaatagatccaaaaatcatttgtaggtcgatttttaatagcaactaTGTATATAACTATTCGCGATATATAGATTTATCAATCATGTTTATATATtattgggggcttcggaaagttgatttgtGAACTTTGCATTTTAagctgattttttaaaaagtttgttgtAAAATGAGCTTTTGataagatattaatatcttatcaaaattacatatttatgtattattaccagggaaaccaaaatatgcaaatgcatgttttttctggtgagtctaatgagcacatggataagatatttacacgtttcagaaattaaatacatatttttgcatatatttgttttaagagcatatttatgttatatttttgagttttaaattttttttttaaacattataaaatatcatcaaaaaatacctctcgaggccttttcatagcttttttttttgatttttctaaataaaagtatattttttgtttaaaaattatgtaaaagtttttttttaagagcatattttaaggtttttactgcatattaaagcgcttaaaacgcttttttagagAATATTTGCGGTTTCCTTGATTATTACATATAATTAACTCACCATCACTGTTCCCAAAGTCTCATTCAGTGTTGTCATATCCTGCTCCAAACGTTGTATGATCTGTTTGTAGTCCTGTATAATGCCCGTATGTTTCTTTTCCTTCTCAATGGCACGTTCATTTGCATCTGCTAACTTCTGTTGTAAATCATTAATTTCCCCTTGAAGTTTACGCCTTTCGCCACCAAAACGATTCTCATAGATTTGAGCCTCTTTCTCCAAACGTTCTTCGTTCTGTTTCTTTTGCATAAATTCATCTTCGTATTGTttcaactttttaattttacgaTCACAAGCCATTTTCATAATACGTCTAGCTTGACTAGAACTGCGACATTTTTTGGGTAAAGTTACgcgaaaatatttcaaaatgccCTCAAAGTCAAGTTGGCGCAAATCATTTTCGCATATCGATAGCAAAGTGAGGGCAACTTGAAATAGCAGAGGAATGCCATCCAAAAGAAACACGTCGAGTACGTGGAATACAAAACATAAAGGAAAGCGAGCTGTGAATAGAGTTAACAGCCATTGCGAGGCATACATATGAGTTTCAATGCCACAATTTACAAAATGTTCGTGGAGTTTAGGTAAATGGTCTTTGATTAAACGATCCAGTTGATACAGACGTAGATATAAGACCTCAAAGCCCTGTTTATAAAGATCACGTAGACTGTAGTCATACATGAGCGATACCAGAACACAAAAAGCATCCTCTTCGGGCATCTTAAGtgcaaataaaaagaaaaagtctAGAGCtattgggaaaaaataacataaacgaAAAACTTACATGTAGCAATAAACTAGCAGCTATAAAACTTAAACCTTGACAGTAGCCAACTTCACTGTCATATACAGCATATGCTTTGGATACTTTGAAAAGCGCATCTTGACCTGAAggaattataaaagtaaaaatgttttgtttaaaaaaacatgtgCACTTATATTTACCTGATCCACCACTTTCTTTGAAGCATTTATGTGCGGGAAATGTTCGGTGTATATCGcgctgtataacagtttcacaTTTGGTTTcctaaaagttttattaaatgtaatttaGAGAGAGAAAAAATACATCAGTTTCATATCGCTATTTGCGACAAGATGGTCATAATTCAAAATGCTATTTCTGAACTGAGTACTCCAAAACATCGTTTCacgaaaattcttattttttcgatttaacaaataataatcattacaaaaacaatatagctttcttacttgtttgagtTGTGACCCTTTTGTCGTAAATATTGCAaagtgctatagaaaattcGCCTTAGCATTCACTTACTTTGGTTATTAAATTCTTATACATATCGAGCATTTCAGTTTTAGTATCAACTCCAGCCAATTTCTTCCAAATCATTTCACGCAATGCCTCCGGAACTCCTAGACGCACTAAAGGTGCTAGATTTTTAGGTCTTTTTTCGCCATCCCATTCTTTAAGTACCGGATCCCACTCATCTAAAGTGTCTTGAGAGCAATCTTTCGAAACTTCCCCGGTACCACTTAATAATGGCTCATCGCCATCTGAAAGATCTTCTGGATCAGTGGGACATTCGTCTTCAATCGATGCAATCGAAGCTGAGCGTACTATACGCGACAGATTATTCATGccaaatttaagtaaatatgaAGAAGATGTAGACTGTTGAGGTGGTTCTGTAATCTCTTCTGAGGGATCAATAGAGCTGACTTTCCAACTATATTCGTCTGTTGtgcgttttaaatgtaaatagaaACGCAAAGTCATGGGGAGGCGCTTTGAAATGAAATGATCCATTAGGCGCAATTCACTAGCAGCATGAATAGATACAGGAGTTTCCATAACAAATCTTACTGGTTCCTGTATGCCGCGTATAACAATGTCAACTGCTACGGTTAAGAAAGTTTTTGAAGTTTCTACATTAAATTGTTCGAATGCTTTTTCACCAGCCTTCCATTCCGCTCGAATATGGTAGGCATTTAAACATAATGGTGTGAGAGGTGCCGGAGCATCCCCATTAGCTGTGGCCGTAATGGTACTACCGTTTCCGCTGACATTTGCACTTGTACTAGCAGATGCATTCGGTTGTATGTAGCCCATAGTTAGCATATCAATCAATTGCATATCTGCTTGTCTCACCAATTTTCCGGGACTTAATAAAACTCCAAAGCATCGCTCGATTAACAAGGGTTGCAATACAGTCGAGGGGGTTTGTTTTACAGTTATGTAAACCTCTTTGTCTGTATTGGCCCGTAACCTAAAGCAATGGCGATCACGGGGCACTGCCGTATAAGAGTTTTTAGCCACCTTTTCTCGTATCTCCaaagaaactaaaaattcaTAGCCAGCCGTATTAAGAGGATTTCCACTTATATCCGATGTTATGGAATTCATCATATTACTATCCACTGCCGAGGTAAGGCTGCAAGTCATACTGGGTGGATAAGTCTGGAAGGCCTTTTGGAAACAGGCtgtaaggaaatattttattattaccagttcaatcatttaatttaaataaaaatatttaccgcTAACTTGATTGACAGCTTCGGGTATATGGCAACGAAAAATATGACACTGAAATAGAGAATCACCATGCAACCAAGTAAAAGCAAAACAGCCATGTTCCACTGTTTCTATTGGTCCGCGAAAGTATAAAATTATACTTTGAATCTCATAGGTGGCTATTATTGTATTGCTATCGGCATCATGTAACACCACCAAGCCATCAGAACAATTGGGTATACTGATGGAAATTTTGAGACCATTCGAAGCAGTGCCATTATTTAATTCACTCATTATGCGATAAACATCTAGTTCGGATTTCGGAGCATTTATATTGGCTGCACCCAAATACGTGACACCAGAAAATATGGTGCAACCTTGATCTATTTCGGAAACTaaagaataatttatatttaaataatcatacTCGTAAAAGTTACTATGAATATTAACTAACAGTATAATTAAACAttcgaatatatgtatattacaaATTTCTCAAAAGTTTAGCAAATATTATCTATTCTcgggaaatgttaaaaaaatctattcaatCCCTGAATTGGCGGGATTTTGGTTGTTATAACCGAATTTATTGCTAATCAAATGATTGAGTTTAGTATAAATGATCGAACATGTCTGTTATGGCCGAAAATCGTAATTTTTCTGTGGGGACTGATTTTCTGTTCCTAGTATCAAacaaatctatggatataatcgaACCATTCATTTAGTAACAAATCACAATGAATCTGTACAAGAAATCGTATACCGCAATTTTTCGACAAAAATTTCCAaggaatttctaaataaaatttccaatgaAATCCCATAAAATTTTACCGATTAGGGACCCTATTATCATCGTAatcaatatttgttttcataatcTCTATCATAATAAAACTGAAACTAGAactatcaaattaaatattgtacTTACTCTCCTCGTCTGTATCATTTCGTTCTGGCTTCATGACATCTTGTTTCTCATCCAAATCAACAGCATCTGCGGTTGGTTTCACCGTCATGGTGGTGGGCATGTTCCCAGTATTTGCATCTATACAATCATAAAACACCGACTGGCCAACACGATTCAGTTCTGAATTCGATTCATCACTTTTAGGTGTTGGTGTATTTGTGGCATCTTTTACAGCTAAACGTGGTATTGTTTGAGTTTTCATTAGTAGTGCTGTCGATTTATCCTGTGGTACTAACAAAGCTGGACTTGTTGTGCCCATTAAGGGCAATGtaagtgttttgtttttgagatTTGTATTATTGGAAACACCACCACCACTGCCTAAAATcgaaataaaatcaataaagttCCAATTGACTTGTAAAGGCCAATTTAATTATAAGTATATGTATAGAGTGTGTTTGATGACTGTTTACGTGCTTATTCgtttaatatttaactttttggagcaaaaaaaaaaagaggggcGTATAGTTGATGTATCGTTattcatttgttgttgttacCATAGTAGCAAACTGTTTAtgcatttatttgaaaatttacacagctgttttacaaaatatgttggAGATTTTTTAGGACGCAGAAAACGTAATAACttatattaaatgaaattcaattaaagctgaaatatttgtatgattataaattgtaaaagaattcgaaattaattaaacaacacAACTAACATAGAGACTAATTTATATACTCCTCACCatatacataaatgtatgtTATATTTATAGTGATATCAAAATTCCAAACCCTAACAAGTTTGTAttcaacataaacaaaaaatccGATTACAGAATCAAGCTCGCCTATTCCATATTAAAATCCAGTCACTTCACTACAAAGATTACATGATTTTGGATATGGAtatgcaaaataacgtatcatcaaaaaattcgaaattgagcTTTTAGTTGATTacgataattttatataaacttaaaataaatatttattaaacaaaaaataaattaatttttataatttaatttatagatttttggtaattattcgaactttttatatatataatttgaaagtaaatttttaattaggcttaagttcatttatattataatttatttgtaataatagtaagttaaatagatgatatttacaaatagaccttgacaatgaagattgttgatgacgcccttggcagggtagaaaatgcattccaatttgccaattgtctaaaattttagtattcagtgatattctttgaattattacaaataaattataatataaatgaacttaagcctaattaaaaatttactttcaaattattaatttttatattttatttaaatttactgcaaaataaaaaaggagTCTGATTAAgttaacttaaaaaaactaaaaataaatttaaatatatcgtTATAATTGTTACGTTTTATATATTATAGCTACTTTGATATCGATAtcgtcaaataaaaaaattacgaccaattttactcgatatcgaatccGGTAATTCAGCCCCATTATTCGATAAAAATTTGGCTGAATACCGAAACcgaattttaatggaaaaactAGTTATGAATacaattaataaatacaaaaacttctgttttattggaaaatatctaagcatcCTGTAAAAACTGTTCAGGTCAAGatgaaaaaacaatattattggAATCCACAATGAAAAGtaagattttttacaaaattaatagtacatttgaaaattgttgttttatttaggaTTAGGCTACTAGTTTTCactgttaaaatttgttatttccatcaaatgaaaataatatctACAGAATATTTGTATCTGTGGATAAAATGagagttttatatgtatgtaagtatatatttttcttctaaatcaATAGGTCTAtagaaagtttaaaatgtttattgtaaTTACTAAATTAATCATATAAATCAATTGTTGTTAGGTACATAGTAATTGAATAAGGTGACTCAACAATTAATGCATTGCAAATAAATTGTACACACTTCCACCCACATTTGTACAAGTTAAATCGACCTATTTAtccaattgaacaaaaaaaatccttCAGAAATATAGTAGAGTAATATTTGCAACAACTATTTATTTACCTTCACCTGCTTTATCAGATTCCAACTCTTTGAGAGCATCAGTCATAGCATTTTGTATATCCGAAATATTACGATTATTAGCAATATCCAATGATGGTTGTATATCAAGTGGTGTTGTCAAGTTACTATCGGTAACAATTTCATATTCTCCACTTGTGGTTATAGAAGATTCCGAGGATTTCGTACTTAAATTATCATCCATGTTCATAAACGTAAAAGGCAAATAAGTATTTTGTATGTCTCAAGAAGGGTAGGAGAAGTTTTTCTTATCGCAAATTTTACGTTTTTCTTCACTTTTAAAttctaatattattttattttgcaaattgtattatttgtaacatatttaataaatatttgttcattGTGTTGTATTTAGTaccacaataataataattaatggGAATGATAAGgaggaattaaaaaaatgtattcctTTTTTCAACCTTTTGGTAAATCGATGACGAATCGCTCGCCTTCCTaatgtttcttttattattttcactaCTATTGTGTTtagttataatataaaaaaaattgtatgtaagtGGGGTATGATGTGACAATCAATTAACTCCTCGGGGggtttgtaaaattttcaatcttacgtatagaaattttttattacaaacttATTTTCACTATTCCTTTTGCTGGCTTTGatcattaaacaaaattattaccaATATTCACATCCGTttgcttattttgtttataaatatttcgaatttttgttattgtttaatatttatcgtagagagaaaattttttttctatttttgcaaTTTCTTTCTTTGTTCAAATtctaattttacttattttgacACTTGCTTCATATATGTATTCTTTTCTTATATCGTATTTTTtggaacgtttttttttttcttttgtaattaattcttttcacgCCAATGTGGCAACTTTGCGTTTGTTTACTGTCAAACATATTGCACGCCGCGTCTTTTTGACAGTTAACCATACGTGAAAAAAGAAGGTTATatagtattttagtaaaattttcttaagtaaattgttaattttttatttgttaaattgtaataattaaattaaaaaaaaatgtggccCCGTTTTGGAGTAAAAGTGGGTAATAGCACCCTTTGCATAGCACATGTTAAACCGTCTGACACAAAACCAGATGTTATAGCCAACAAGCAGGGAGATCGTGTATCACAAGCATGTTTATTATGGGATGGCTTGGATGAGATCGAATGCGGTCTGACTGCTAAACAAAAAATGTCCTCCAAACCGAAGCAGGCTGTCGCAAATAGCTTTCAGTTTCTTAAGCCTGCAGAAGACATAACGGAGGAATTATCTACAAAGGCCAGCAAAACGATACCATGTGAATATGATTCAGAAAAGCATACGTTCATGCTGAAAGCAATGCAGCCCACCAATGAAGATGACGACAAGGAGGTTGTTAAGGAGATTTCAGCATTTGAAGTACAAGTCAAGCTTTTCGAATCGGAACTTGAACTAGCCAGACAATATTACAGTGATGCTGCCCAAAAGCCTGTTGTTGTCCTTTCTATACCTAGTTACTATCCTGCAAACTCTTGGACTTTGTTGACTCAAGCTGCGGAGAAAGCTGGCTTCCATGTGGCTCAAATAGTGGATGAACCAACTGCCGCAGTTTTAGCCTATGGTATTGGCGAAGAAGTCTCCAACGATGATGCCAAATATGTATTAACTGTTAAATGTGGAGGCCTGTTCTCACATTTTGCTTTGTACGAAGTTAAGCATGGTCTATACACAAAAGTTGAATGCTTTGGTCCATTTCCAATTGGCGGACATCAATTCACGGAGGAGTTagtgaaatttatttgtgaagAATTTCAAAGGAAATACAAATTGGATCCTCATGAAAGTCGTCGCTCATTAGCCAAGATTCGTAGTGCTGCTGCCAACTGTAAACATATTCTGTCAACTCTACCTTCTACCCAACTGTATATAGATTCATTAATGGATGGTGTAGATTTCAATAATCAAATGAGTCGTGCTCGCTTCGAAAGTCTCATACAGCCagttataaattcatttatgcAAATACTGAATGAATGTGTGGATAAGGCTTTGAAGGGGCATCCGGAGATGAAAAAACTCgataatattgttttattgggTGCCACTACCCAGATACCCAAGTTACAATCAGCGATTTCCAGCAAATACCCAGatgttgaaataaattgttCAATATCTGCCGATGAGGTCGTAGCAGTGGGTTGTGCTCGACAAACCCTTTACCTAGAGGATAGCGAAAAACAAGTTTTGGAGCCATCGGAAGAATGTGAATGTGTGGCCGAGGAAGTGACCATATGGCATGGTTCCGCTGAAGACGATGAAAATGCTCAAAAACTATTAAATCCTGGTGATGTTTTGCCCAAAACTGTAGTTTTAAACATCAAACTAAAGGATTCATCTCTGGATTCCGAAGTATTCCAATTGCGTTATGGTTCAAAAGTCAATGAGGTACATATCAAGAAGGCTGCCACCAGCATACCTGAGGAGGGCTTTGTACGTCTTGAAGCTGAAATACAAAAGGCGGAAAACAGTGTGCCACTAGTACGATTAAGATGTATATGATTGATCAAAGCATGACTATAGAAAGGACGCACGATTGTTAAAGGGAAATAACGCCTTCAGAAATGcttttttagatttaattttttcttttattaaaacaacTAATAAACTTtcgtaaaatacataaaatgcaATAGAAAAACCttgttttctgtaaaaaaaaaaaaaaaaccaaacgactttctttatttatttgtttctgatagtttatttatttattgtacatAGTTgattaaaaatccattttatcTTCATTCATTTGCACAGCTTTTGCCTTTAAGCTATTCTCCAATTTACGCAGGAACTCCTCAAATACCACCACCCCCTTGAacatacttgtttttttgtaatcCTTAATACGCAGTTTTTCACCAGTTTCCTccttatttttggttttttcatcaAATGCATTAATTTCCTGCAATAATTGTGCAATGTTTGGTACAGCGGTTggattaaatttatttgcagCATTCGCATTAAATGGGACACAAACTTTTCCCGTAGCTGGATGTATACAAAATGGAGCTTTCAGTAAATGGTTAAATCCTTTAGTAACGTTTATATCTAAACGAGGATACAAGCAGGCTAACTGGATTtcttcaattatattttttaatcttcgcGACCATACTGAAGATGTTGAATTGCAGCGCATTGAGTTGGCATAACGCTTGAAAGCTTCCCAGACACCTCGAGCTGGAGCACCATCTTGAACATTGTGGAGCAAAAATTGTTCAGCATCTTTACGGGCCGTATCGTCAGCAATAAACTGACATAGTTTTCCTATGCCCTTTGGCGAACAAAACAGATTTTGATCGttcaaaattatttcttcaAATATGGGTTCTATAATCTTAAATGCTCTCTTAATGCTATGATGCATTTTCTCTCCTATATGAACTCTGGGAACATTCACTCCCTCAACCACGACATGTGTGACGACCTGAAAGTATTCCGCTACCGCTGACCGTCCTGCTGTATCCAAATGCCGAGCATCATAATCGCACACCCAGCAATGGACACCACGACGACCGGAAAAAACCCATAGTATGTGCTCCCATCCAAAATCTTCACGTATGGCTCCATCTAGGACACGAGCTGCAACAACCATAAATTTCCAGCATTTGTGGCAAACGTCAGCACCACTACAACAAGTACGTACATCATCATAATCTGTCATATCGATATCAAATACCAATTCACGTTGTACTGGAGTCATAGCGGCAGATGAAATGAGATTATTTTTAGGTCTGAAAATGCAAATTCAagttaaaatttatgtatacatttttgtgttttaaaacctAACCATATACATATTCATGTATATTCTAAAGTTAGGTTATGTAAACTATAAACTTAACTATAAACGTATTTGCCACGATTTAATTTGTTCTATTCAAAATTCTTAAGTAAATACAAATGGACATtcaattgtttttatacccttggAGAATTTGCCTAAAAAGTAGTAGTACTTATGCTAAAACAGATCGCGTTAATAACTTTTCTCATTGCGCTCAATAGTTATGtaggtttaaatttaaaaattaaaaaaaaatcttaaaaattgtaattatacCAATAGAATTCCTAATTTAAAGAGATTTATCTTTTCAAAGAGTGCATTTAAACGGAATCTACTAGATTTTTTTGAGAGCTAAACTAGCATATTATTCAGTAATGGTTTTTGAGTACTCGCATAAGTATTTGCTCAAATAACtatattctttttatactaATGGTTGCTGAATTTATTTCCTTTTGTTTTCCAATAAatgcttatttttttaagttttagttttactattattactattattcattatttatttgttaaaatattgtattaagcGTATATGGCCCAATGGGCTCgactatttaaataaagaatgaaatgaaatgagaATTCCCTAGGAACCAAAGTATACCTAGTAACTATCAGcgtgtgtttaaatatttattccaTAGGATTTTACTATCAATCAAAATTGAAGCTTTCATTTGACACCAATTTTGGCGGTATTCATACATTGCGGTAGTTGTCTGAAAACAAAATGTGTTTGGAGATAAATGCAAATGTACCGgatataaaatttcatgataTAAATTTTATCGCGACaattttttcagatattttactATGATTAAGAACATAATTTTATTGGGGAACAATTTTAACTTATGCATTATTTTTTAACGCCCCTCACACTCGTGGGTAtcatttataatgaaattgttATGATATGATAGCCAAGTTCAAAAATATCTGTTAATTgcattctcaaaaaaaaaaaaaattataaacattagttaaatataaatgaatacATAGATATCAAACGAATGATTTGTGCCTCCACAGCCGCAATTAACTGTCTACTACTCCACTTCGTCAAGTGGATTTATGTACTCATCCAGTAGAATGTACTACTTATACTGGACTTAACCTTAATGCAGAACCCCCAATTGATAATTGTATATATTGTTTCAAGCTGATAATACATTAATGACATTAAAATTAACCTAGTGAACTTCATGGAAAATTATTTagtctaacccccattaacacgaagtctggttatgttttaactaatagttatactgacagttttcatacaaaaataattttaaccgacagtataactattagttaaggcttaaccagacttcgtgttaatgggggtaattttaataacaaaacatttaatcatTTGGCTATATTTTTTTAGACCAGTCATCTTGGAACTGccttaaaaatcttaaatctttcgttaaatacaattttcgtACACAGTACaccacaaacatttttatttgtaaatcgTTTATGGGcattaaataaacatatgtacATGAGATGAATCTAACActatgtttatagaaaaaatctatTGTTAACATcatttacatatgtaaatgattatattaaaacaaagtaAAACGTACCTCGTATTCATAACGGCTCCAATATCAATTTTTAATGGGCATTTTGAGCATAATTCTTTTTCAAATTCACTTGGAGTGTCAAAACATAAATAACGTATGTATATATCATCGTGTAAACTAAACGAAATTTCACGATTAGTAAATATACCCTTTTCGGCTATAAATAGAAAGAATAAAAATGATGTgatgtttatgttattttaagGCTCATGCAATTACACATAcaagtttaaataaacaaaaaatacccAAAGAAACATGTTATTTTAATCATTAGAAACTCTCATTGTTTACTTACATAAACCGTACGAAAGCCATCTGTAGAATGGCTTGTGCGGAAATAGACGCTTGTAATAGACAGGTAACATATCAGGTAGAACTTCAGGATCGTAGATCacattatttgttgttgttgttgacggCTTTTGTTGTTCCGCATGCTGATCTAAATTCATTTGTTCGCTGGCATTATCAACTTCCATTTCAGGCATTCTTagaataatatgtatttaaatttgtaataaaaaagaaaaagctgCAATAGAATAAAGGTTGAAACAGTTGCAGTCATTAATAGTATACTTATTATCGTTAAGGTTTCTAAGAAGCACATTGCTGCCAATAAAAAAATTGCtgtaatagttttaattttttttattaaattattttggttttatgggtttttatatgttaataaaacattaaagaatgacaaaaatataatatatttttaaatatataattattaaatcacTGATACATGATTTCTAAACGTACATGCTCTTTTTTATTGAGTTACTTGCTCTAATTGATTTCCATAGGTAtcagtttaaattgttttagcATACTTaaagaaaagataaaatattttaagttagtattattttaattttagacttTAAAGGAGTTGTTATTTGTTGCTCCTTCtcctatttatttatattaatgttaTTAATAATTACATTTCTAAACATGGTCATCATGTTTGCGGTAGGACGTTTGTTTTCATTATACGAAAACAATCAATCCTATGTCGacacaaaatacatacatgaaCCTTGTGCTTTTTGTGATTATTTACTCTAAACCTATAATTAATGATATACCAGAAACTTTTCACGCAACAGTAAGGCGTATATCTTGCATTTTATGCTGTTGCCACAGGTCTTCGGAGTGTTTGGCGGGACCCGTACTATAGAGCGTAACCGAAGCAATGTGATTGTTGGGCATCACTTCAAAAATGATGTCCTGATAGCCGTAACAAAAAGTAGAACCAAATGGATTAGCAGTATTGGTAGATGAAGCTCTATGAAGAACGACAGGTCTTTCCGAGGGAACCATGGCAGCGCTTATTTCATTCCACTTGGAATAAGCATTTATTGTAACAGGACTTGTGGGTGTATCTCCGTAGGAAGCACGAGAACCGCCATCGTTTAAGGATCGCTCTGGCTGCAGTTGAAACTGAAATTCGCACCTATGATAcatattgaaattgaaatgcCCCGGATAGTTGGTGTGCAAAATGAATTTCTTGCATGTTTGGGTGCGAGCATCGAATAAAACATCGATACCCAAAGTGAAGTAATTAAAGAATATATCACTGCGCTTGCTTTGAGCTTGACGATTGACATTGGAGGaatgtattttcattttatcTTCACTCTTGAAGAATATGCGATTTGGTGCTCCCAGTTGAGTGGTCACATCTTGACAACTATCGCCAAATAGAatttcctttgaaaaacatTGTCTACGTGGTTCGAGAGATCGTCCAGAGCCTTCTGTGAACAGTTTCAATTTCAAGCCTTTAGTACTGCCCAATACTGTACGTAATACTGTGACTGATTCCAAATAGATTTGACGATGATAGCAGGACAATGGCAAAGGTGGAGTTTTATTCTCAGATACATTACTGCCAGCATATAGCGACATCTTCGAGACGACAGGCGAAGCCCCACTTAAAAATACCAAAGAACCCAATCCATGAGCATAACCAGCATGCAATTTACTATC
This genomic window contains:
- the GAPcenA gene encoding rab GTPase-activating protein 1-like isoform X1, with amino-acid sequence MNMDDNLSTKSSESSITTSGEYEIVTDSNLTTPLDIQPSLDIANNRNISDIQNAMTDALKELESDKAGEGSGGGVSNNTNLKNKTLTLPLMGTTSPALLVPQDKSTALLMKTQTIPRLAVKDATNTPTPKSDESNSELNRVGQSVFYDCIDANTGNMPTTMTVKPTADAVDLDEKQDVMKPERNDTDEEISEIDQGCTIFSGVTYLGAANINAPKSELDVYRIMSELNNGTASNGLKISISIPNCSDGLVVLHDADSNTIIATYEIQSIILYFRGPIETVEHGCFAFTWLHGDSLFQCHIFRCHIPEAVNQVSACFQKAFQTYPPSMTCSLTSAVDSNMMNSITSDISGNPLNTAGYEFLVSLEIREKVAKNSYTAVPRDRHCFRLRANTDKEVYITVKQTPSTVLQPLLIERCFGVLLSPGKLVRQADMQLIDMLTMGYIQPNASASTSANVSGNGSTITATANGDAPAPLTPLCLNAYHIRAEWKAGEKAFEQFNVETSKTFLTVAVDIVIRGIQEPVRFVMETPVSIHAASELRLMDHFISKRLPMTLRFYLHLKRTTDEYSWKVSSIDPSEEITEPPQQSTSSSYLLKFGMNNLSRIVRSASIASIEDECPTDPEDLSDGDEPLLSGTGEVSKDCSQDTLDEWDPVLKEWDGEKRPKNLAPLVRLGVPEALREMIWKKLAGVDTKTEMLDMYKNLITKETKCETVIQRDIHRTFPAHKCFKESGGSGQDALFKVSKAYAVYDSEVGYCQGLSFIAASLLLHMPEEDAFCVLVSLMYDYSLRDLYKQGFEVLYLRLYQLDRLIKDHLPKLHEHFVNCGIETHMYASQWLLTLFTARFPLCFVFHVLDVFLLDGIPLLFQVALTLLSICENDLRQLDFEGILKYFRVTLPKKCRSSSQARRIMKMACDRKIKKLKQYEDEFMQKKQNEERLEKEAQIYENRFGGERRKLQGEINDLQQKLADANERAIEKEKKHTGIIQDYKQIIQRLEQDMTTLNETLGTVMTTVSKCQNCSQHIEQDNHANSVTTSTNDNMSLINSNANEAPLGPLDPLHSAHHRIRELELELAQAKLAQVEAECKNQDLNHQLSTTITEMQSNRNSWQPWFSKTLNTLQEKVSTRGNRDAQPTATFQSYTGSESNSPSGHQVS